From Opisthocomus hoazin isolate bOpiHoa1 chromosome 28, bOpiHoa1.hap1, whole genome shotgun sequence, the proteins below share one genomic window:
- the LOC104338081 gene encoding uncharacterized protein LOC104338081 isoform X2 has protein sequence MVPVPAGLALAKPIPSPAVLGQPNASASLAGWGFAVEPPKGPWGGFAEPPRGCVASVGGCSVLERSGMEQDGTATPGPPAPQPGSLLLPSSGDSDVPTSVLGIWLGGTKPPGSGSTGPSFPLAENPGAAAFVPPRAPVKPLPPQAQNKATGALAAAKVIETPSEEELEDYVVEIEILACCDHPNITKLLDALYWDGRLWILVEFCPGGAVDAVILELEKGLTEEQIRAACKQLLLALQYLHGCKIIHRDVKAGNVLLTLDGDVKLADFGVSAKNSSTVQRRVSFIGTPYWMAPEVVQCETSKESPYGYKADIWSLGITLIEMAEMEPPYHELNPLRVLLKIAKSQPPTLRHTKRWSEDFKDFLRKSLEKSPEARWSASQLLQHPFVAGISDKRPLRELVAEARADVLEEEDEQEGPVPLPGQEHGESPCPPTPGAPLEHHPPDAVGSVREELGTLSDVQAVAEPKTKRASDFLKQMRRRSSPDPVGSVRLPAKRPSEFLKLMRRRSFFGGMKSQETAKEQRQAAPSALEIMVLDAPQRTSVAAEAGGEAHGCREEETSPLGTPCNVAELPSGPQQAGDLAELRELKAERVGPKEEPQEESQRADTSLVAKTPMEGQLAAQPSPILTLKSDTKKESSREPTWNSLALPLPTDGAWLRGSAVGQLVAALDLWTTGTKPQSFKSLAKHQHQVTQSLLDLKVDVGSTKAEDGLGKDGSGAGRAPMGPEGAGEPGDTELVEERVPQAEESLTPSVMEEVVVGSDVLKGWQVPLAGLGEAGERNNRERNSAGCESIAGPLDVVKREVGRSEEEATDKAETAGVEASPEEALVPAEMKLEEDAVKECLIGNCQLAGDAASLGEPMLAGEELQAASAVCAGEGPASEEAQSSAEDMSPVEIPGPVEDETEEKMENSPRDDQPGAAHGNGWKGQDGNDGELGEEGVQVAPASEGPSRDGPGEEMGGLEGHEAVPEPQEVLGGHPKATKTVSFDAALVRTSSQARAVWEVGNTPDPSITSKQGEEPSPVENPADVQGPRALPAAAQPFSSAREDQQEHASFQRMVKKTRRFVVDGEEVSVTTARTVGKAAARDEMVRSARARRSFMTGRWRAWSGATSS, from the exons ATGGTTCCCGTCCCGGCTGGGCTTGCCCTGGCCAAACCCATTCCCTCTCCGGCTGTTTTGGGGCAGCCAAATGCCTCGGCGTCACTCGCAGGATGGGGTTTTGCTGTGGAACCACCCAAAGGTCCTTGGGGGGGGTTTGCTGAGCCCCCACGGGGCTGTGTTGCATCCGTGGGGGGATGTAGCGTGCTGGAGCGTTCTGGGATGGAGCAGGATGGCACGGCCACACCGGGGCCACCTGCCCCTCAGCCCGGTTCCCTTCTACttcccagctctggggacagcgATGTCCCCACATCTGTCCTTGGCATTTGGCTCGGTGGCACCAAGCCCCCAGGGAGTGGTTCAACAGGTCCAAGCTTCCCCCTCGCTGAAAATCCCGGGGCTGCTGCTTTCGTCCCCCCGCGAGCTCCCGTGAAACCTCTCCCCCCCCAGGCGCAGAACAAGGCGACGGGGGCTTTGGCGGCCGCCAAGGTGATCGAGACCCCGagcgaggaggagctggaggactaCGTGGTGGAGATCGAGATCTTGGCTTGCTGCGACCACCCCAACATCACCAAGCTGCTGGATGCGCTCTACTGGGACGGGCGGCTCTGG ATCCTGGTGGAGTTTTGTCCTGGAGGGGCCGTGGATGCGGTGATTTTGG AGCTGGAGAAGGGGTTGACGGAGGAGCAGATCCGAGCGGCttgcaagcagctgctgctggcgctgcagTACCTGCACGGCTGCAAGATCATCCACCGGGACGTGAAGGCTGGCAACGTCCTGCTCACCCTCGATGGGGACGTCAAGCTGG ctgattTTGGTGTCTCGGCCAAAAACTCCAGCACCGTCCAGCGCCGAGTGTCCTTCATCGGCACCCCGTACTG gatggccccggaggtggtgcaGTGTGAGACGTCCAAGGAGAGCCCCTATGGCTACAAGGCTGACATCTGGTCACTGGGCATCACGCTGATCGAGATGGCCGAGATGGAGCCCCCCTACCATGAGCTGAACCCCCTCCGGGTGCTGCTGAAGATCGCCAAGTCCCAGCCGCCCACCCTGCGTCACACCAAGAGGTG GTCTGAAGACTTCAAGGACTTCCTGAGGAAATCCTTGGAGAAGAGCCCTGAGGCGCGGTGGTCggccagccagctcctgcag CACCCCTTCGTGGCGGGCATCTCCGACAAGCGGCCGCTCCGGGAGCTGGTGGCCGAAGCCCGGGCTGATGtgctggaggaagaggatgagCAGGAAGGCCCGGTCCCCTTG CCTGGGCAGGAGCATGGAGAGTCCCCCTGCCCCCCGACGCCAGGGGCTCCCCTGGAGCATCACCCCCCAGACGCCGTGGGGAGCGTCCGCGAGGAGCTGGGCACCCTATCTGATGTCCAGGCAGTGGCAGAGCCCAAGACCAAGAGAGCGTCTGACTTCTTGAAGCAAATGAGGAGGAGGTCCTCACCTGACCCCGTGGGCTCCGTCAGGCTCCCTGCGAAGAGGCCGTCTGAGTTTCTGAAGCTGATGCGGCGCAGGTCGTTTTTTGGAGGGATGAAGTCCCAAGAAACAGCGAAGGAGCAGCGTCAGGCAGCGCCAAGTGCGTTGGAGATCATGGTGCTGGATGCTCCTCAAAGGACATCAGttgcagcagaggcaggaggagaagctcACGGGTGTCGAGAGGAGGAGACCAGCCCTCTGGGGACCCCCTGCAATGTGGCTGAGCTCCCCTCGGGGCCACAGCAGGCAGGAGACCTTGCTGAACTGCGAGAGCTGAAGGCAGAGCGGGTTGGACCCAaggaagagccccaggaggaaaGCCAACGTGCTGACACATCACTGGTGGCCAAAACACCCATGGAGGGACAGCTTGCAGCCCAACCAAGCCCCATTTTGACCCTCAAAAGTGACACAAAAAAGGAGTCAAGTAGAGAGCCTACTTGGAACTCACTGGCCCTGCCTCTACCCACGGATGGGGCCTGGCTCAGAGGCTCGGCTGTGGGGCAGCTGGTGGCAGCCCTGGACCTGTGGACCACGGGGACCAAACCCCAGAGCTTCAAGTCACTGGCAAAGCATCAGCACCAGGTTACTCAATCGTTGCTAGACCTGAAGGTTGATGTTGGCTCCACCAAGGCTGAAGATGGCCTTGGGAAGGATGGCAGTGGAGCAGGGAGGGCACCCATGGGACCTGAGGGTGCTGGAGAGCCTGGGGACACTGAGCTGGTGGAAGAGAGGGTGCCACAGGCTGAAGAATCGCTGACACCCAGTGTGATGGAGGAGGTAGTGGTGGGGTCAGACGTTCTCAAGGGGTGGCAGGTGCCTCTGGCTGGTCTGGGAGAGGCCGGAGAGAGGAACAACAGAGAGAGAAACTCAGCCGGGTGCGAGTCCATTGCTGGCCCCCTGGACGTGGTCAAGCGGGAGGTGGGGAGGAGTGAGGAGGAAGCCACAGACAAGGCTGAAACTGCTGGGGTGGAAGCATCTCCTGAGGAAGCCCTGGTGCCAGCAGAAATGAAATTGGAAGAGGATGCTGTCAAAGAGTGTTTGATTGGAAACTGTCAACTGGCGGGAGATGCAGCCAGCCTGGGGGAACCGATGCTGGCAGGAGAAGAACTGCAGGCAGCCTCTGCAGTATGTGCAGGAGAGGGACCTGCAAGTGAAGAGGCCCAAAGTTCAGCAGAGGATATGTCTCCTGTGGAGATCCCGGGGCCTGTTGAagatgaaacagaagagaaaatggaaaacagccCCAGAGACGACCAGCCAGGAGCTGCTCATGGGAACGGCTGGAAAGGACAAGATGGAAATGATGGAGAGCTTGGAGAAGAAGGGGTGCAGGTTGCTCCAGCTTCTGAAGGGCCATCAAGAGATGGACCTGGAGAGGAGATGGGTGGCTTAGAGGGTCATGAAGCAGTGCCAGAGCCCCAGGAGGTCCTTGGTGGACATCCAAAAGCCACAAAGACCGTGAGCTTTGACGCTGCTCTTGTCCGCACCTCTTCCCAGGCGCGGGCAGTGTGGGAAGTAGGGAACACACCTGATCCATCCATCACGTCAAAGCAAGGAGAGGAGCCATCCCCTGTGGAAAACCCTGCAGACGTACAAGGTCCGAgagctctccctgcagcagcgcagcctttctcctctgctaGGGAAGACCAGCAG GAACATGCCTCATTCCAAAGGATGGTCAAGAAAACCCGGAGGTTTGTGGTGGATGGGGAGGAGGTGAGCGTGACGACCGCCAGGACTGTCGGCAAGGCTGCGGCAAGGGATGAGATGGTACGCTCGGCTCG AGCAAGAAGGAGTTTTATGACCGGGAGGTGGAGAGCTTGGAGCGGCGCTACCAGCAGCTGA